One window of the Thermomicrobiales bacterium genome contains the following:
- a CDS encoding pyridoxal phosphate-dependent aminotransferase, with product MSVNIFDLFELAGQKPNAISLGLGDPDLPTPPHIVAAAAEAIRAGRTGPTATTGLPELRAAIARKLARDNGIVADPDTEVLVTTGGQEALFLLIQALIEPGDEIIVPDPRYTSYDEAIALAGGRMILVPTRVEDDFALDPDEVARRITPRTKVLLLISPNNPTAGVTPPEWVRGLAALAVERDLIVIADEIYEKFIYDDALHVSVASLPGMAERTITLNGVSKTYAMTGWRIGYLAAPASFIRAATALKEMVNVQAPTVSQWAAAAALDGPQECVEEMRRIYDARRRMMMAELDRMGIGYGRPRGGLYIWANVTSTGLTATQLSYHLLDEEDVLVLPGAGFGTGWDDWIRLTILQPESALREVATRMAKVIERHRRAG from the coding sequence GTGTCGGTCAATATCTTCGACCTGTTCGAGCTGGCGGGGCAGAAGCCGAACGCGATCTCGCTCGGCCTCGGCGACCCCGACCTGCCAACCCCGCCGCACATCGTCGCCGCCGCGGCCGAGGCGATCCGCGCCGGTCGGACCGGTCCCACCGCCACGACCGGCCTGCCGGAGCTACGGGCGGCGATCGCCCGCAAGCTGGCTCGCGATAACGGCATTGTGGCCGACCCCGACACCGAGGTGCTGGTGACGACCGGCGGGCAGGAGGCGCTCTTCCTGCTCATCCAGGCGCTGATCGAGCCGGGCGACGAGATCATCGTCCCCGACCCACGCTACACGTCCTACGACGAGGCGATCGCGCTGGCCGGCGGTCGGATGATCCTCGTCCCGACGCGCGTCGAGGACGACTTTGCGCTCGATCCGGACGAGGTCGCGAGACGAATCACCCCGCGGACGAAGGTGCTGTTGCTGATCTCGCCGAATAACCCGACCGCCGGAGTCACCCCGCCGGAGTGGGTTCGCGGACTGGCCGCGCTCGCTGTCGAGCGAGACCTGATCGTCATCGCCGACGAGATCTACGAGAAGTTCATCTACGATGATGCCCTCCACGTCAGCGTCGCCTCGCTGCCCGGCATGGCCGAGCGGACGATCACCCTCAACGGCGTCTCGAAGACGTACGCGATGACCGGCTGGCGGATCGGCTATCTCGCCGCGCCGGCCAGCTTCATCCGCGCCGCGACGGCGCTAAAGGAGATGGTCAACGTCCAGGCGCCGACCGTCTCCCAGTGGGCCGCAGCCGCCGCGCTCGACGGCCCGCAGGAGTGCGTCGAGGAGATGCGCCGGATCTACGACGCCCGGCGCAGGATGATGATGGCCGAGCTGGACCGGATGGGGATCGGCTATGGCCGGCCACGCGGCGGGCTCTACATCTGGGCCAACGTCACCAGCACCGGCCTGACCGCGACCCAGCTCTCCTATCACCTGCTCGACGAGGAGGACGTCCTCGTCCTGCCCGGCGCAGGCTTCGGCACTGGCTGGGACGACTGGATCCGCCTCACCATCCTCCAGCCCGAGTCCGCTCTACGCGAAGTCGCCACGCGGATGGCCAAGGTTATTGAGCGGCATCGGCGCGCGGGTTGA
- a CDS encoding DinB family protein, giving the protein MPSLTMPAILLVTAWDDLDWAIADVSADDMLRQIDGTSCFAWTLAHVTFQVDSWINRRFQHLPLDPLLSSPRFGIGGDGGADDWPAIRDAISSVRDRLRPYLLSLDEAGLDLTLQYDGSYKPFRETGINLRIAIVQCAIHHVFHLGEIVAKRELIGYDTGAFPGAFGAALVGAHYQR; this is encoded by the coding sequence ATGCCGAGCCTGACGATGCCGGCCATCTTGCTCGTTACCGCCTGGGACGACCTGGACTGGGCTATCGCCGACGTGTCCGCCGACGATATGCTGCGGCAGATCGACGGAACCAGCTGCTTTGCCTGGACGCTCGCGCACGTCACCTTTCAGGTCGATTCGTGGATCAATCGTCGCTTCCAGCACCTGCCGCTGGATCCGCTGCTGAGTAGTCCGCGCTTCGGTATTGGCGGTGACGGCGGGGCCGACGACTGGCCAGCGATCCGCGATGCCATCTCCAGCGTGCGCGATCGCCTGCGGCCGTACTTGCTGTCCCTCGACGAGGCGGGCCTCGATCTGACGCTGCAGTACGATGGCAGCTATAAGCCGTTCCGCGAGACTGGCATCAACCTCCGCATCGCGATCGTCCAGTGCGCAATTCATCATGTGTTCCACCTCGGTGAGATCGTCGCCAAGCGCGAGCTGATTGGCTACGACACTGGCGCCTTCCCCGGCGCGTTCGGCGCGGCACTGGTGGGCGCGCACTACCAGCGCTAA
- a CDS encoding PIG-L deacetylase family protein, whose amino-acid sequence MTDEEQQMGLSEDAERVDGQSEIDLSTKALAPTRPEEMPKRALVIVAHPDDAEFSCGATAAKWSRDGWDVRYVIVTDASGGGDDNATDVGPEARKAISDRRKAEQREAARVAGVAGVDFLDQRDGTIEPTLALRREIVRCIRRHKPSIIVCPSPEYRWDPFYIGRHHPDHLAVGQAVIAAIYPSARNAWDFPELLEEGLLPHRVKELWVVGAPNTNHFVNVSETVDVKIEALRAHDSQLGAHFDEVAKNVRSGLQLNGSKYGVSAAEEFYRAGVG is encoded by the coding sequence ATGACCGACGAAGAGCAACAGATGGGGCTGTCCGAGGACGCCGAGCGGGTTGACGGGCAGTCCGAGATAGATCTCAGCACGAAGGCGCTTGCGCCGACTCGGCCAGAAGAGATGCCGAAGCGAGCGTTGGTGATCGTCGCCCATCCGGACGACGCCGAGTTTTCCTGCGGCGCAACGGCCGCGAAGTGGTCGCGCGATGGCTGGGACGTGCGCTATGTGATCGTGACCGACGCATCCGGCGGTGGCGATGATAATGCGACCGACGTTGGCCCCGAGGCGCGCAAGGCGATCTCCGACCGGCGCAAGGCGGAGCAGCGTGAGGCGGCGCGGGTCGCTGGCGTTGCCGGGGTGGATTTCCTCGACCAGCGCGACGGCACGATCGAGCCGACGCTGGCGCTCCGGCGCGAGATCGTGCGCTGCATCCGGCGACACAAGCCGTCGATCATCGTCTGCCCCAGCCCGGAGTATCGCTGGGATCCGTTCTACATCGGCCGGCACCATCCCGATCACCTTGCTGTCGGACAGGCAGTGATCGCCGCGATCTATCCCTCCGCTCGTAATGCCTGGGATTTCCCCGAGCTGCTGGAGGAGGGGCTGCTGCCCCACCGGGTCAAGGAGCTCTGGGTTGTCGGCGCGCCGAACACGAACCACTTCGTCAACGTGTCCGAGACGGTCGATGTCAAGATCGAGGCGCTGCGCGCCCACGATAGCCAGCTCGGCGCGCATTTCGACGAAGTCGCAAAGAACGTTCGCTCTGGCCTGCAGCTCAACGGCTCGAAATACGGCGTCTCAGCGGCCGAGGAGTTCTATCGGGCTGGCGTGGGGTGA
- a CDS encoding pyridoxal phosphate-dependent aminotransferase codes for MNDQIGQRIAGRARELLGVSEMSGPAGAIDLTVAGPDGPAEHVQSAAIAALERGETHYTDRQGILPLREKIAEQSTIEGYPAQPDAVVVTNGGSEALYILLQSVVTPGTGVLVAGAIAPNVARMLVFMGGRVEWIPAGGEIPAGTMASVLLAGNPSPASGITLPHGTIERLAAAALDREMAVIIDRSLAWSAFDPAGMPFADAEIGARVMTAGSFSHAWGMAGWRAGYFTTPLDQRARMQELKQAMSICTSTASQFAALAALEGPNDWLASRRAHFLAIRDEATTALDAAGIPAIPPDAWPPLLLDTRLIHPDDRQAAAMIRQSAGVIVGPGSAWGPTARGYTRIRLDADVDALREGIARLAAFHNTCG; via the coding sequence ATGAACGATCAGATCGGCCAGAGGATTGCGGGACGCGCTCGGGAGCTGCTCGGTGTGAGCGAGATGTCCGGGCCGGCCGGCGCGATCGACCTGACCGTTGCTGGCCCCGATGGCCCGGCAGAGCACGTCCAATCCGCTGCCATCGCGGCGCTCGAGCGTGGAGAGACACACTACACCGATCGCCAGGGCATCCTGCCACTCCGCGAGAAGATCGCAGAGCAGTCGACCATCGAGGGGTATCCGGCCCAGCCCGACGCGGTTGTCGTCACCAACGGCGGCTCGGAGGCGCTCTACATCCTGCTTCAGTCAGTCGTTACACCCGGGACCGGCGTGCTGGTGGCCGGCGCCATCGCGCCGAACGTCGCTCGGATGCTCGTGTTTATGGGTGGGCGGGTCGAGTGGATCCCCGCTGGGGGCGAGATCCCGGCCGGAACGATGGCGAGCGTGCTGCTGGCCGGCAATCCGTCGCCGGCCAGCGGAATCACACTGCCGCATGGGACAATCGAACGTCTCGCCGCTGCTGCGCTGGATCGCGAGATGGCGGTTATCATCGATCGCTCGCTGGCGTGGAGCGCATTCGATCCGGCCGGGATGCCATTCGCCGATGCGGAAATCGGCGCGCGTGTGATGACGGCAGGTTCGTTCTCGCACGCCTGGGGGATGGCCGGCTGGCGGGCTGGCTACTTCACCACCCCGCTCGACCAGCGCGCCCGAATGCAGGAGCTCAAGCAGGCGATGTCGATCTGCACCAGCACCGCGTCACAGTTCGCCGCGCTCGCCGCGCTGGAGGGGCCGAACGACTGGCTGGCCAGTCGCCGCGCCCATTTCCTGGCCATCCGCGACGAGGCGACCACCGCGCTCGACGCGGCCGGCATCCCGGCAATCCCGCCAGATGCCTGGCCGCCGCTGCTGCTCGACACCCGGCTGATCCACCCCGACGACCGGCAGGCCGCGGCGATGATCCGGCAATCCGCCGGGGTAATTGTCGGGCCAGGGTCGGCATGGGGGCCGACCGCGCGCGGCTACACGCGCATCCGGCTGGACGCTGACGTCGATGCGCTGCGCGAGGGAATCGCGCGGCTGGCCGCGTTCCACAACACCTGCGGCTGA
- a CDS encoding zinc ribbon domain-containing protein, producing MDDQDERNLAGTVTCPNCGTSNTAQDVHCRSCGAWLGGPGQVIDVTSGEPEPVEESQAAHAGWQGHAQTTTFSSGRVKVVRGGNRTCLIIAAIVLLVGCCLCWLLWAGVGSIL from the coding sequence GTGGACGACCAAGACGAACGTAACCTGGCCGGCACGGTCACATGTCCAAACTGCGGAACGTCGAACACCGCACAGGATGTCCATTGTCGCTCTTGCGGAGCATGGCTCGGCGGGCCGGGGCAGGTCATCGATGTGACGAGCGGTGAGCCAGAGCCGGTTGAGGAGTCGCAGGCGGCGCACGCCGGCTGGCAGGGCCACGCGCAGACGACGACATTCAGCAGTGGGCGGGTGAAGGTCGTCCGTGGAGGAAACCGGACCTGCCTGATAATCGCCGCAATCGTTCTGCTGGTTGGTTGCTGTCTCTGCTGGCTGCTCTGGGCCGGCGTCGGCTCGATCCTCTAG
- a CDS encoding DUF952 domain-containing protein — MSYVGIDAAETIDSSVVEVSLRTTANRVALMTYQLRLCLDSEDEAAGTGSTGGFGPGAGSDQIEAWPGDWSSGERSKAGIASKPEARRGLSFCLPFCREQPMTNLAYHLVAENWYKRQPADKPYLPQAYPLDGFVHLTHGEHEVVEVGNRYYTGDSRPYLLLTIDLDRVTSEVRYDDPDRRYPHVYGPIDREAILAVREVYRGPMGLFLAIVG, encoded by the coding sequence ATGAGTTACGTCGGAATCGACGCAGCGGAGACGATCGATTCGTCGGTTGTTGAAGTATCGCTCAGAACCACGGCAAACCGAGTCGCATTGATGACATATCAGCTTCGGCTGTGTCTCGATAGCGAAGACGAGGCGGCGGGGACGGGCAGCACCGGAGGCTTCGGCCCGGGTGCAGGCTCAGATCAGATCGAAGCATGGCCGGGAGACTGGTCGAGCGGAGAGAGATCAAAGGCCGGGATAGCGTCGAAACCAGAGGCTCGTCGGGGCCTTTCCTTTTGCCTGCCGTTCTGTCGGGAGCAGCCGATGACCAACCTGGCCTACCACCTTGTTGCCGAGAATTGGTACAAGCGGCAGCCGGCTGACAAGCCCTACCTCCCACAGGCATACCCGCTCGACGGCTTCGTCCACCTGACCCACGGCGAGCACGAGGTGGTCGAGGTCGGCAACCGGTACTACACCGGCGATTCCCGTCCGTACCTCCTGCTGACTATCGACCTCGACCGGGTCACGTCCGAGGTGCGCTACGACGACCCCGACCGCCGCTACCCGCACGTCTACGGCCCGATCGACCGCGAGGCGATCCTGGCAGTGCGGGAGGTCTACCGCGGCCCGATGGGCTTGTTCCTGGCGATCGTCGGCTGA
- the queC gene encoding 7-cyano-7-deazaguanine synthase QueC → MDERRAIVLLSGGLDSATCLAIAKVEGFTPYALSFRYGQRHEAELEAARRVAESLGAAGHVVVDIDLRTFGGSALTADIDVPKGRDIGEVGHDIPITYVPARNTIFLSFALAWAEVLGSSDIYIGVNALDYSGYPDCRPEYIRAYEEMANLATKAGVEGEQRLTIHTPLMDLTKAGIILRGVELGVDYGLTVSCYDPTPDGAPCGQCDACLLRARGFTEAELSDPALAGR, encoded by the coding sequence ATGGATGAACGGCGCGCGATTGTCCTGCTTTCGGGCGGGCTGGATTCGGCTACCTGCCTGGCAATCGCGAAGGTGGAGGGATTCACCCCCTACGCGCTTTCCTTCCGCTACGGTCAGCGTCATGAGGCGGAGCTGGAGGCGGCGCGGCGCGTGGCCGAGTCGCTGGGCGCGGCCGGGCATGTCGTCGTCGATATCGACCTGCGCACCTTCGGCGGCTCGGCCCTCACAGCCGACATCGACGTGCCGAAGGGTCGTGACATCGGCGAAGTGGGCCATGATATCCCGATCACCTACGTCCCGGCCCGCAACACCATCTTCCTCTCCTTCGCGCTGGCCTGGGCCGAGGTGCTGGGCTCGTCCGACATCTATATCGGCGTCAACGCGCTGGACTACTCGGGCTACCCCGACTGCCGGCCGGAATACATCCGTGCCTACGAGGAGATGGCCAACCTGGCGACGAAGGCCGGTGTCGAGGGAGAGCAGCGCCTGACGATCCATACGCCGCTGATGGACCTCACGAAGGCCGGCATCATCCTGCGCGGCGTCGAGCTGGGCGTCGACTATGGCCTGACCGTCTCCTGCTACGACCCGACCCCCGACGGCGCCCCCTGCGGCCAGTGCGACGCCTGCCTGCTGCGCGCCCGCGGCTTCACCGAGGCCGAGCTATCCGACCCTGCGCTGGCGGGGCGATAG
- a CDS encoding PIG-L family deacetylase, with protein sequence MTIEIPRPTQDPEALERVLGARRVLFVGAHPDDPDAAAAGTVARLVDAGARIHYLVVTSGDKGVPKEELIDPRHFIERREAEQRASAAHLGVEEVVFLRQRDGEVFDTLELREKIVREIRRLQADLVITHDPLTRMLRQHPDHRAVGFATLAAVFPSCRIASFFPEHQAEGLSSLDVHMLLLVGGDEPNLWVDIAPTFERKVEALMLHESQRGAFVGGVRGRMETRARREGALVGLDLAEAFTWAWLE encoded by the coding sequence GTGACCATCGAAATCCCACGACCAACGCAGGATCCTGAGGCGCTAGAGCGTGTGCTTGGGGCACGTCGCGTGCTATTCGTCGGCGCGCACCCCGACGATCCCGACGCAGCGGCTGCCGGGACGGTGGCGCGGCTGGTCGACGCCGGCGCGCGTATTCACTATCTCGTCGTTACCTCTGGCGATAAAGGCGTGCCGAAGGAGGAGCTGATCGATCCGCGCCACTTCATCGAGCGGCGCGAAGCAGAGCAGCGCGCCTCGGCGGCACATCTCGGTGTCGAGGAGGTTGTCTTCCTGCGTCAGCGTGATGGCGAGGTGTTTGACACACTTGAGCTGCGCGAGAAGATCGTCCGCGAGATTCGCCGCCTCCAGGCCGATCTCGTTATCACCCACGACCCGCTCACCCGCATGCTGCGCCAGCATCCGGACCATCGCGCGGTCGGCTTCGCGACGCTGGCTGCAGTGTTCCCGTCCTGCCGTATCGCCAGCTTCTTCCCCGAGCACCAGGCCGAAGGGCTGTCGTCGCTCGATGTCCACATGTTGCTGCTCGTCGGGGGTGATGAGCCGAACCTGTGGGTCGATATCGCGCCGACGTTCGAGCGGAAGGTCGAAGCGTTGATGCTTCACGAAAGCCAACGCGGGGCGTTCGTCGGCGGTGTTCGTGGCCGAATGGAGACGCGCGCCCGCCGAGAGGGCGCTCTGGTCGGGCTGGATCTGGCCGAGGCGTTCACCTGGGCGTGGCTGGAGTAG
- the malQ gene encoding 4-alpha-glucanotransferase, whose product MTLGDYGSDGAARRPPLRHAGILLHPTSLPGPGGVGDLGDAAESFVDWLAAAGQTRWQILPLGPTGMGNSPYSAFSAFAGNPDLVSLDRLVSDGLLSPGDRRAAAESRDADATRKLRDSALRLAAERFFAGQGQQLRPAFDAFRREQAGWLDDFCLFMAIRVEQGQTGWIDWPAPLRLREPAALAAARERLAAEIDAVAFAQFAFDRQWAALRRYANQRGVLIFGDIPIFVAYDSADVWANRAQFQLDSGGRRTQVAGVPPDYFSATGQLWGNPLYDWERMRENGFRWWIERFRAVYRLVDIARIDHFRGFAAYWSIPATAPTAIEGAWRPGPGIALFDAVRQALAPDDALPIVAEDLGLITPDVDALRHAAGFPGMSVLQFAFGSGADNLYLPHNLPRDTVVYSGTHDNDTTIGWYLTADERARDHVRRYLGVSGDEIAWDLIRAAWRSVAETAIVPLQDVLSLGSEARMNVPGRAEGNWGWQMAPDALDPDLAVQLRNLTVLYGRQGTWEDA is encoded by the coding sequence GTGACACTGGGCGACTATGGAAGCGATGGCGCCGCGCGGAGGCCGCCCCTGCGGCATGCTGGCATCCTGCTGCACCCGACCAGCCTGCCCGGCCCCGGTGGGGTCGGCGATCTCGGCGATGCCGCGGAGAGCTTCGTCGACTGGCTGGCCGCTGCCGGCCAGACACGCTGGCAGATCCTGCCGCTGGGTCCGACCGGGATGGGCAACTCGCCATACTCGGCGTTCTCCGCCTTCGCCGGCAACCCCGACCTCGTCTCCCTCGACCGGCTCGTCTCCGATGGGCTGCTCTCGCCCGGCGACCGGCGCGCGGCCGCCGAATCTCGCGACGCAGACGCCACCCGGAAGCTACGGGATTCCGCGCTGCGGCTGGCTGCCGAGCGCTTCTTCGCCGGCCAGGGGCAGCAGCTGCGTCCCGCCTTCGACGCGTTTCGTCGCGAGCAGGCCGGCTGGCTGGACGATTTCTGCCTGTTTATGGCGATCCGTGTGGAGCAGGGGCAGACGGGCTGGATCGATTGGCCCGCGCCGCTCCGGCTGCGCGAGCCGGCTGCGCTTGCCGCGGCCCGGGAGCGGCTGGCCGCCGAGATCGACGCCGTCGCCTTCGCTCAGTTCGCGTTCGACCGGCAGTGGGCCGCGCTGCGACGCTACGCCAACCAGCGAGGCGTGCTGATCTTCGGCGATATCCCGATCTTCGTCGCCTACGATAGCGCCGACGTCTGGGCCAATCGCGCGCAGTTCCAGCTCGACTCCGGGGGGCGGCGCACACAGGTTGCCGGAGTGCCGCCGGATTACTTCAGCGCGACCGGGCAACTCTGGGGCAACCCGCTCTACGACTGGGAGCGGATGCGCGAGAACGGCTTCCGCTGGTGGATTGAGCGGTTTCGCGCCGTCTACCGGCTGGTCGACATTGCCCGGATCGACCACTTCCGTGGCTTCGCCGCCTACTGGTCGATCCCTGCCACCGCCCCAACAGCGATCGAGGGCGCCTGGCGACCGGGCCCGGGGATCGCCCTGTTCGACGCTGTCCGGCAGGCCCTCGCCCCGGACGACGCGCTGCCGATCGTCGCCGAAGACCTCGGGCTGATCACGCCGGACGTGGACGCCTTGCGGCATGCTGCCGGCTTTCCCGGCATGAGCGTCCTCCAGTTCGCCTTCGGCTCCGGCGCGGACAACCTCTACCTCCCGCACAACCTCCCGCGCGACACGGTCGTCTATAGCGGCACCCACGACAACGACACGACCATCGGCTGGTACCTTACGGCGGATGAGCGGGCGCGCGACCACGTCCGGCGCTACCTCGGGGTCAGCGGCGACGAAATCGCCTGGGACCTCATCCGCGCAGCATGGCGCTCGGTCGCGGAGACAGCCATCGTCCCGCTACAGGACGTGTTGTCGCTCGGCAGCGAAGCGCGGATGAACGTGCCGGGGCGGGCCGAGGGAAACTGGGGCTGGCAGATGGCGCCCGACGCGCTCGACCCGGATCTCGCTGTCCAGCTCCGCAATCTGACTGTGCTCTACGGCCGGCAGGGAACCTGGGAGGATGCATGA
- the tgt gene encoding tRNA guanosine(34) transglycosylase Tgt codes for MAEARATLTTRRGEIAMPAFLPDATRAVVRGVTSSDLVEVGTPALVVNAFHLLRRPGVRVVQAHGGIHAFMGWDRPVLSDSGGFQVYSLIRQNPDYGVIRANEVIFREPDTGEKWTLTPERVIQIQFQLGSDIVVCLDDCTDVGAGLDEQERAVERTIRWARRCREEYDRLAGQMKREQPPLIFAVVQGGGSEALRRACAQALVEIGFDGFGFGGWPLDADGALLTDVLGWVADALPPDAPKHALGIGSPAHVVTARALGYTTFDSSFPTRDARHNRLYVFQPDFPERAPRPGERFYRTLYILDADYRADREPVDPGCDCPLCRTYSRAYLHHLFKIGDAAGERLATLHNLRFYARLLAALP; via the coding sequence ATGGCCGAGGCGCGCGCGACGCTGACGACCCGGCGGGGCGAGATCGCCATGCCAGCCTTCCTGCCGGACGCGACTCGCGCCGTCGTGCGTGGTGTTACGTCGTCTGACCTTGTCGAGGTCGGCACTCCGGCGCTCGTCGTCAACGCCTTCCACCTGCTGCGCCGTCCCGGCGTGCGGGTGGTCCAGGCGCACGGCGGCATCCATGCCTTCATGGGTTGGGATCGGCCGGTGCTGAGCGATTCCGGTGGCTTCCAGGTCTACTCGCTGATCCGACAGAACCCTGACTATGGCGTCATCCGCGCCAACGAGGTGATCTTCCGCGAGCCCGATACCGGCGAGAAGTGGACGCTGACCCCCGAGCGGGTGATCCAGATCCAGTTTCAGCTTGGCTCGGACATCGTCGTCTGCCTCGACGACTGCACTGACGTCGGCGCCGGGCTGGACGAGCAGGAGCGCGCAGTCGAGCGGACCATCCGCTGGGCGCGGCGCTGTCGCGAGGAGTACGACCGGCTGGCCGGCCAGATGAAGCGCGAGCAGCCGCCGCTGATCTTCGCCGTCGTTCAGGGCGGCGGTAGCGAAGCATTGCGTCGAGCCTGCGCCCAAGCCCTGGTCGAGATCGGGTTCGATGGCTTCGGGTTCGGCGGCTGGCCGCTGGACGCCGACGGCGCGCTCCTGACCGACGTGCTCGGCTGGGTGGCCGATGCGCTGCCGCCGGATGCGCCCAAGCACGCGCTCGGCATCGGCAGCCCGGCGCACGTCGTCACCGCCCGCGCGCTCGGCTACACGACGTTCGACTCCAGCTTCCCGACCCGCGATGCGCGACATAACCGGCTCTACGTCTTCCAGCCCGACTTTCCCGAGCGCGCCCCGCGACCAGGCGAGCGCTTCTACCGCACGCTCTACATCCTCGACGCCGACTATCGCGCCGACCGCGAGCCGGTCGACCCGGGCTGCGATTGCCCGCTCTGCCGGACATACTCGCGCGCCTACCTTCACCACCTGTTCAAGATCGGCGACGCGGCCGGCGAGCGGCTGGCGACTCTCCATAACCTGCGCTTCTACGCGCGTCTGCTGGCGGCGCTGCCGTAG
- the rsmI gene encoding 16S rRNA (cytidine(1402)-2'-O)-methyltransferase, translating into MRHEESGTGTLYLVALPIGNLQDITMRAVDVLRAVDLIAAEDTRDFRAIARAHDIATRVVSYHDFNEQARAPELAGRLLAGENIALVSDAGTPLVNDPGFRIVGAAIEAGVPVTSIPGPSAVTTALAAAGLPVAPFVFLGFPPRTSGKRRTFFSPWLRTPATIVFFEAPHRLIDTLEDLLVAGGDRPACLARNLTKPHERYQRGTLASLLADLRAEGDVRGETTVVVGGGEPGAGEDEQAEGAADAAAAMLAQGLDSKTILDRLIREHGLKRRAAYDLILRTRSEGVSGE; encoded by the coding sequence GTGAGACACGAAGAATCGGGGACAGGGACGCTCTACCTCGTCGCGCTGCCGATCGGTAATCTGCAGGACATCACCATGCGGGCTGTCGATGTCCTCCGCGCGGTCGACCTGATTGCCGCCGAGGACACCCGCGACTTCCGCGCGATCGCGCGAGCGCACGATATCGCCACGCGTGTTGTCTCCTACCACGACTTCAACGAGCAGGCGCGCGCTCCGGAGCTGGCCGGTCGGCTGCTGGCCGGCGAGAACATCGCGCTCGTGTCTGACGCTGGCACGCCGCTGGTGAACGACCCTGGCTTCCGGATCGTTGGCGCGGCGATTGAGGCTGGCGTGCCGGTGACCAGTATCCCCGGCCCGAGCGCGGTAACGACGGCGCTGGCGGCGGCCGGCCTGCCGGTCGCGCCGTTCGTCTTCCTCGGCTTCCCACCGCGCACCAGTGGCAAGCGCCGAACGTTCTTCTCCCCCTGGCTGCGAACCCCCGCGACGATCGTCTTCTTCGAGGCGCCGCACCGGTTGATCGATACGCTGGAGGATCTGCTCGTTGCTGGTGGCGATCGGCCTGCCTGCCTGGCTCGCAACCTGACGAAGCCTCACGAGCGCTACCAACGGGGGACACTGGCCAGTCTGCTGGCCGATCTGCGCGCAGAAGGGGACGTTCGCGGCGAGACGACGGTCGTCGTCGGCGGCGGGGAACCCGGCGCTGGGGAGGACGAGCAGGCCGAAGGCGCTGCCGATGCGGCCGCCGCGATGCTGGCGCAGGGGCTCGACTCGAAGACAATCCTCGACCGGTTGATCCGCGAGCACGGGCTGAAGCGCCGAGCAGCCTACGACCTCATCCTGCGCACCCGGAGCGAGGGAGTGTCCGGTGAGTGA